The Lysinibacillus pakistanensis genome includes a window with the following:
- a CDS encoding acyltransferase family protein, giving the protein MSGKSFNHRYIPGLDGIRALAVLAVIAYHFNFKWASGGFLGVDIFFVLSGYLITSTILPLKGNKLTVGLKKFWIGRFRRLLPAAYVMIIVTFAWATLFHKELLHTLRGDAISSIFYSSNWWFIFHKLSYFDSFGSPSPLKNLWSLAIEEQFYLLWPILLMLGLLIAKKKNKLAIFVFLGALGSAMLMAILYQPGADPSRVYYGTDTRSFELLIGCWLALIWPMKRLSSQKISTNHVYQLNSVSLVAFSVFIVSILFVNEYQSFLYRGGMFVFCLNAAILIGCVCHPVSILGKLLSWKPLRWIGSRSYGIYLWHYPIIVLGTPVREIGNPAYWRVTLQLLIIFTIAELSYRFIEMPIRKDGFRCYFRQYFVFNKHKWGSFTLARKISTTLIPLFLLVFFTGMTGVVGEEKIESIESRPTTIKIDGGTEQHSTHRDSEKEQETSQPGSLSDEEEGVDSNSDQNAVEPHQGENETEVHPVHESYNGILAIGDSVMIDIASSLHNIYPSITIDAKIGRQVSQAVKLAPNYASFNQPDKAVIIQLGTNGYFTNTQIDTLLKAFSNADIYLVNTRVPRSWEGKVNQALQQKAQEYENITLIDWHATAINHPEFFAPDGVHLEQKGIASLTNLIQQAIDETN; this is encoded by the coding sequence ATGTCAGGCAAGTCATTCAATCATCGTTATATCCCTGGACTCGACGGGATTAGAGCATTAGCAGTATTAGCTGTTATTGCTTACCATTTTAATTTCAAATGGGCCAGTGGGGGATTTTTAGGAGTCGATATCTTTTTTGTTTTATCGGGGTATTTAATTACTTCAACTATTTTACCTTTAAAAGGAAATAAGTTAACTGTTGGATTAAAAAAGTTTTGGATAGGACGATTTCGACGCTTACTTCCAGCTGCTTATGTCATGATTATTGTAACATTTGCATGGGCGACACTATTTCATAAGGAGCTACTTCATACACTACGTGGTGATGCAATTTCCTCAATTTTTTATTCAAGTAATTGGTGGTTTATTTTTCACAAACTCTCCTATTTTGATAGTTTTGGTTCCCCTTCACCATTGAAGAATTTATGGTCGTTAGCCATTGAGGAACAATTTTATTTATTATGGCCAATCCTTTTAATGCTAGGGCTTCTTATTGCCAAAAAGAAAAATAAGCTCGCCATTTTCGTTTTTTTGGGAGCACTCGGTTCTGCAATGCTAATGGCTATACTATATCAACCAGGCGCTGATCCCAGTCGTGTATACTATGGAACAGATACGCGTTCCTTTGAATTGCTAATAGGTTGCTGGTTAGCTCTTATCTGGCCGATGAAAAGACTTTCATCACAAAAAATCTCTACGAATCATGTCTACCAACTAAATAGTGTAAGCTTAGTAGCTTTTAGTGTTTTCATTGTCAGTATTTTGTTTGTGAATGAATATCAATCTTTCCTATATAGAGGAGGGATGTTCGTATTTTGCTTAAATGCAGCTATCTTAATTGGTTGCGTCTGTCACCCAGTTAGCATTTTGGGAAAATTACTTTCTTGGAAGCCTTTGCGTTGGATTGGGTCAAGATCGTACGGGATTTATCTATGGCATTATCCGATTATTGTGCTAGGTACTCCAGTACGAGAAATTGGTAATCCAGCCTATTGGCGAGTTACTTTACAACTGCTGATTATCTTTACAATTGCAGAACTATCCTATCGTTTTATCGAAATGCCGATTCGTAAGGATGGGTTCCGCTGTTATTTTAGACAGTACTTTGTATTCAATAAACACAAATGGGGAAGTTTCACGCTTGCTAGGAAAATTTCAACCACGCTCATTCCACTTTTCCTCCTAGTATTTTTTACAGGAATGACAGGGGTTGTGGGCGAAGAAAAAATAGAATCTATTGAATCACGGCCAACGACTATTAAAATAGATGGTGGAACAGAGCAGCATTCAACCCATCGTGATTCTGAAAAGGAGCAGGAAACATCTCAGCCAGGTTCATTAAGTGATGAAGAAGAGGGTGTTGATTCAAATTCGGATCAAAATGCGGTTGAGCCTCATCAGGGGGAAAATGAGACAGAAGTTCATCCTGTTCATGAATCGTATAATGGAATATTAGCCATTGGCGATTCTGTAATGATAGATATTGCTTCGAGCTTACATAATATCTACCCTAGCATTACCATAGATGCAAAGATTGGTCGCCAAGTTTCACAAGCGGTTAAATTAGCTCCTAATTATGCAAGCTTTAATCAACCAGATAAAGCAGTCATCATTCAGCTTGGAACAAACGGGTATTTTACCAATACACAAATAGATACCCTTTTAAAGGCTTTTTCCAATGCTGATATTTATTTAGTAAATACGCGTGTACCACGTTCTTGGGAGGGGAAAGTAAATCAAGCATTACAACAGAAAGCACAGGAATATGAAAACATTACTTTAATTGATTGGCATGCAACTGCAATTAACCATCCTGAGTTTTTCGCTCCAGACGGCGTACATTTAGAGCAAAAGGGGATTGCTTCTTTAACAAATCTAATTCAACAAGCTATAGACGAGACCAATTGA
- the spoIIP gene encoding stage II sporulation protein P, translating to MTLLKKLQWSFGLLLFFFVLPVIAGQLPFNKQASTPIKQPEDKQVVFAATNLAEQSALEQTIETNPFKVLLLFTHSQESYQPMVKAVSGKAEVYHDKTNIFNLQGTISKHFSMNGIQTDVLDVDVMKVMKLEGKTFPDAYNTVRPYLSKRLQEQTYDLVIDLHRDSAKKNATTITHNNESYARIAIVVGAEHKNYRWNTAYAESLSAAMNEIVPKISRGVISKSGDNVDGRYNQDLTKEMILIELGGIDNTEEELNRTIAIIGKAIAKSFITEKQEL from the coding sequence GTGACTTTGCTAAAAAAACTACAGTGGTCATTTGGTTTATTATTGTTCTTCTTCGTATTACCTGTCATTGCTGGGCAACTTCCGTTCAACAAGCAAGCATCGACTCCGATTAAACAACCCGAGGATAAGCAAGTCGTGTTTGCTGCTACGAATCTAGCTGAACAAAGTGCACTAGAGCAGACAATAGAAACGAATCCTTTTAAAGTATTATTATTGTTTACGCATTCTCAGGAATCCTATCAACCTATGGTGAAAGCTGTCAGCGGGAAAGCAGAAGTTTATCATGACAAAACAAATATTTTTAATTTACAAGGTACTATTTCTAAGCATTTTAGTATGAATGGTATTCAAACAGATGTTTTAGATGTTGACGTTATGAAGGTAATGAAACTTGAGGGAAAAACTTTTCCAGATGCTTATAATACGGTGCGTCCTTATTTATCTAAACGTTTGCAAGAGCAAACCTATGATTTAGTTATTGATTTGCATCGAGATTCTGCCAAGAAAAATGCTACAACGATTACACACAACAATGAGTCCTATGCTCGTATTGCCATCGTTGTAGGAGCAGAGCATAAAAATTATAGATGGAATACTGCTTATGCAGAAAGCTTATCAGCTGCTATGAATGAAATTGTGCCGAAAATTTCTAGAGGTGTGATCTCTAAAAGCGGTGATAATGTGGATGGACGCTATAACCAGGATTTGACAAAGGAAATGATTTTAATTGAACTAGGTGGAATAGATAATACAGAAGAAGAATTGAATCGTACAATCGCTATAATTGGGAAAGCCATTGCGAAATCCTTTATTACAGAAAAACAGGAATTATAA
- the gpr gene encoding GPR endopeptidase, whose product MQNLNWQRTDLIDESEEVVLHQTKEQKDTLEQSSGIQIEDRTAGRVKITDVLVDSEGEKKIGKKEGQYITLSVPTLTLDDHDGFEQLENELLVNFKKMHEAISWNKDDKILIIGLGNRTITPDAIGPYLIDHLHSLDVIDEKFVMYAPGVTGQTGYETGEFVAAIAERLKPKLIIVVDALATRASNRLCKTIQLTNTGIHPGSGVGNQRKEISYEMLGIPVTAIGIPTVVDAPVLIADAVELMMRSIAARVAERSKPSSKLSLSSWQPDINKELDMSLVKPIFGEWATWSKEERQQLFEETFAGSHTQLMVTPKEADYWIDNYAKLVSSMLMKWANKL is encoded by the coding sequence ATGCAAAATTTAAATTGGCAACGTACGGATTTAATCGATGAATCTGAAGAGGTTGTTTTACATCAAACGAAAGAGCAAAAAGATACTCTTGAACAATCGAGCGGAATTCAAATTGAAGATCGGACTGCTGGACGAGTAAAGATTACAGATGTATTAGTGGACTCAGAAGGTGAAAAGAAAATAGGTAAAAAGGAAGGTCAATATATTACTCTCTCAGTACCAACCTTGACGCTAGATGATCACGACGGATTTGAGCAGCTTGAGAATGAGTTGCTTGTAAATTTTAAGAAAATGCATGAAGCAATCTCTTGGAATAAAGACGATAAAATTTTAATTATTGGTCTGGGTAATCGTACCATTACGCCCGATGCAATAGGACCATATCTTATTGATCATTTGCATAGCCTGGATGTAATAGATGAAAAATTTGTCATGTATGCGCCAGGTGTAACAGGACAAACAGGCTATGAAACAGGAGAGTTTGTAGCTGCAATAGCTGAGCGACTAAAGCCTAAATTAATTATTGTTGTGGATGCATTGGCGACAAGAGCTAGCAATCGATTATGTAAAACTATTCAATTAACAAATACTGGTATACATCCAGGTTCTGGCGTAGGTAATCAGCGTAAGGAGATTTCCTATGAAATGCTGGGAATTCCCGTAACAGCAATTGGTATACCCACAGTTGTGGATGCGCCTGTATTAATAGCAGATGCTGTAGAACTTATGATGCGATCGATAGCCGCACGGGTTGCAGAACGGAGTAAGCCGTCATCCAAATTGTCTTTGTCATCTTGGCAACCAGATATCAATAAAGAATTAGATATGTCTTTAGTAAAACCAATCTTTGGTGAGTGGGCTACTTGGTCAAAGGAGGAGCGTCAACAATTGTTTGAAGAGACGTTCGCAGGATCACATACACAGCTGATGGTGACGCCAAAGGAAGCAGATTATTGGATAGATAACTATGCAAAACTTGTTTCATCTATGCTGATGAAATGGGCAAATAAACTCTAA
- the rpsT gene encoding 30S ribosomal protein S20, with translation MPNIKSAIKRVKVNAKANAANSQAKSAMRTTVKKAENAVAANAENAQELLQAAYKSLDKAASKGLIHKNAAARKKSRLAKKA, from the coding sequence ATGCCAAACATTAAATCTGCAATTAAACGCGTAAAAGTTAACGCTAAAGCTAACGCTGCTAACTCTCAAGCTAAATCTGCAATGCGTACTACAGTGAAAAAAGCTGAAAACGCTGTTGCTGCTAATGCTGAAAACGCACAAGAACTTTTACAAGCAGCTTACAAATCTTTAGATAAAGCAGCTTCAAAAGGACTTATCCACAAAAACGCGGCGGCTCGTAAAAAGTCACGCCTTGCTAAAAAAGCGTAA
- the holA gene encoding DNA polymerase III subunit delta — protein MISTVWNNIKKGQLSPVYLLVGEENYFIDETVKRIKEAMGPEEELELSTFELEEVPVDAVMDEADTIPFFSERKLIIAKNASFLKATEKGKEKIDHDIKRLEAWLANPSDFSITIFIAPYEKLDERKKVTKIMKEHALLVQAETPKEQDLAVWIQSVVKAEGNSITQNAIEQLVAMVGPNMLQLQMEIEKLSLYLGDGGEITTSLVEDLVAKTLEQDAFKMLNAYFANDSVGALTIYHDLLRQKQEPIMLVGLLASNVRTMSNVFYLLKKGYHPQQIAKNLKIHPYRVKLMVEQRNRPSEESLLKALYQLAEVDLQLKSTGGNRERYLELFLLRQL, from the coding sequence ATGATTTCAACGGTTTGGAACAATATCAAAAAAGGACAACTCTCACCAGTTTATTTACTCGTTGGTGAAGAAAACTATTTTATAGATGAAACGGTGAAACGTATAAAAGAGGCAATGGGGCCAGAAGAAGAGCTAGAATTGTCTACATTTGAATTAGAGGAAGTCCCAGTGGATGCTGTGATGGATGAAGCAGATACCATTCCTTTTTTTTCTGAGCGTAAGCTTATTATAGCCAAAAATGCCTCTTTTTTAAAAGCGACTGAAAAGGGAAAGGAAAAAATCGACCATGACATTAAGCGATTGGAGGCATGGCTGGCGAATCCCTCTGATTTTTCGATAACTATATTTATCGCACCCTATGAAAAATTAGATGAACGTAAGAAAGTAACAAAAATAATGAAGGAACATGCGCTTTTAGTACAGGCTGAAACACCAAAAGAACAGGATCTAGCCGTATGGATTCAAAGTGTCGTAAAAGCAGAAGGCAATAGTATTACACAAAATGCCATTGAGCAACTTGTAGCGATGGTTGGACCTAATATGCTGCAGCTACAAATGGAAATTGAGAAGCTAAGTCTTTATTTAGGTGATGGAGGAGAGATTACAACTTCGTTAGTCGAGGATTTAGTCGCTAAAACATTAGAGCAGGATGCTTTTAAAATGTTAAATGCTTATTTTGCAAATGACTCTGTCGGGGCTTTGACGATTTACCATGATTTATTGCGTCAAAAGCAAGAGCCAATCATGCTTGTTGGATTGCTTGCATCCAATGTACGAACGATGTCCAATGTATTTTATTTATTGAAAAAAGGCTATCATCCACAGCAAATTGCAAAAAATTTAAAGATACATCCATATCGTGTGAAATTAATGGTGGAGCAGCGTAATCGTCCATCGGAGGAGAGTCTGCTGAAAGCATTGTATCAATTAGCAGAAGTCGATTTACAGTTAAAATCGACTGGGGGAAATCGTGAGCGTTATTTAGAGCTTTTTTTATTGCGTCAACTTTAA
- a CDS encoding YqzM family protein — MNPFEGKNIQCRRNDAIDSGVGFGVSFGVFTLMFIIATVVEFVSK; from the coding sequence ATGAATCCATTTGAAGGAAAAAACATACAATGTCGCCGTAATGATGCAATCGATTCTGGCGTTGGTTTCGGTGTATCATTTGGAGTGTTTACACTTATGTTTATCATCGCAACTGTAGTAGAATTCGTATCTAAATAA
- a CDS encoding DNA internalization-related competence protein ComEC/Rec2 — MKNEPHFISGLVIGTGLLSYLFLVTFQLTEPSPLPSTFQITWTSEYKINGQNLRGFAKTKTGDKLYIVYTFSSEQEKNYYENNSLTGFTYLVQGELSAPIPPAHQYAFSMEKYLLSKGAVGIVEISDWMFVEEKKSIQSFLAKQRHIIKKHIERTFPQSLVAEAQALLIGLQDQVDNELQRAYQKLGITHLFAISGLHVALVSWLFFEGLLRIGIRREIATIVLVIILPIYGVLAGGAPSVWRAVSVVELILLMRHVKWQLPINDALAISFIGFVLLEPGVIFQIGFQLSYLATSSLIYSGVIFKQTTTTLIRSFFITLVCQLLVYPLLLHHFYEISISSFIANIIFVPLFSFVILPINIVLLVLTFISLPVAKIFFAIYEPLRVWLTEFILYIQQWPFQLWTPGKPSFWLICVAMGSVLVGLYYLEKKHYGKFVAVILLPAFVIHVSPMLFKETKLTFLNVGQGDCTVIELPFRRAVYVIDSGGILRFEQESWKTAESPYEVGRQIVVPFLKGKGIRDIDIFIVTHADADHVEGAEEVLQEINMQEIHVTPGSLDKPVMHDLLIEAKKRRIPVKEKMQGTAWKMGNISFHYLWPRDTHYEGNNDSIVLFVQQGSFRALLTGDLEEAGEHQLIKLYKSQLANITLLKAGHHGSKTSSTEQFVELLQPELTIFSAGLKNRYGHPHEEVMERFFSRNLPTLITGLDGTIEVRVHENIWSVQKEKDLVQ; from the coding sequence TTGAAGAATGAACCCCATTTCATCTCAGGTCTAGTAATCGGCACCGGATTGCTTAGCTATCTCTTCCTTGTTACATTTCAACTGACGGAACCATCCCCGCTGCCGTCGACATTTCAAATTACTTGGACAAGTGAATATAAAATAAATGGTCAAAACCTTCGAGGCTTTGCAAAAACTAAGACAGGTGACAAACTATATATAGTGTATACTTTTTCTTCTGAGCAGGAGAAAAACTATTATGAAAATAACTCATTAACAGGCTTCACCTACCTTGTACAGGGCGAATTAAGTGCACCTATTCCACCAGCCCATCAATATGCATTTTCGATGGAGAAATACTTACTAAGCAAAGGTGCAGTTGGAATAGTTGAGATTTCAGACTGGATGTTTGTAGAAGAGAAAAAATCTATACAGTCTTTTCTTGCAAAGCAGAGACACATAATAAAAAAACATATTGAGAGAACGTTTCCACAATCGCTCGTTGCAGAGGCCCAGGCACTTCTAATTGGTTTACAGGATCAAGTAGACAACGAGCTTCAACGAGCCTATCAAAAGCTTGGTATTACACATCTTTTTGCGATTTCAGGACTACATGTGGCTCTTGTGTCTTGGTTATTTTTTGAAGGCCTCTTACGGATAGGAATACGGAGGGAAATAGCGACTATAGTGCTTGTTATCATTTTACCCATATACGGGGTATTAGCAGGTGGCGCTCCCTCAGTTTGGCGTGCAGTATCTGTCGTGGAATTAATTCTACTAATGCGCCATGTTAAGTGGCAACTTCCCATCAATGATGCGCTTGCTATTAGTTTTATAGGCTTTGTCCTCCTTGAGCCAGGTGTTATTTTTCAAATTGGCTTTCAATTATCCTATTTAGCTACTAGCAGTCTTATTTATTCAGGTGTAATCTTTAAGCAAACGACGACTACGTTGATTCGTTCCTTTTTCATTACGCTTGTTTGTCAGCTGCTGGTTTATCCATTATTACTGCATCATTTTTATGAAATTTCTATTTCTTCCTTTATTGCAAATATTATTTTTGTTCCACTATTTTCCTTTGTTATTTTACCCATTAATATTGTTCTGCTAGTACTAACGTTTATATCCTTACCTGTCGCAAAAATTTTCTTTGCTATCTATGAGCCACTACGAGTTTGGCTAACAGAGTTTATCCTTTATATTCAACAGTGGCCATTTCAATTATGGACACCAGGAAAGCCATCCTTTTGGCTAATTTGTGTAGCAATGGGTAGTGTATTAGTGGGCTTATATTATTTAGAAAAGAAGCATTATGGTAAATTTGTAGCTGTGATTCTATTACCTGCATTTGTTATTCATGTGTCTCCAATGCTGTTTAAAGAAACTAAGCTTACATTTTTAAACGTAGGGCAAGGAGACTGTACGGTAATTGAATTACCGTTTAGAAGGGCTGTCTATGTCATTGATTCAGGAGGTATACTACGCTTTGAGCAGGAATCATGGAAGACAGCAGAAAGTCCATATGAAGTTGGGAGGCAGATAGTTGTACCCTTTTTAAAGGGTAAAGGAATTCGTGATATAGATATTTTTATCGTTACCCATGCAGATGCAGATCATGTAGAGGGAGCTGAGGAGGTTTTACAGGAAATTAATATGCAGGAAATTCATGTTACTCCTGGTTCACTTGATAAGCCCGTGATGCATGATTTATTAATCGAGGCCAAAAAGCGAAGAATTCCAGTGAAAGAAAAGATGCAAGGGACAGCCTGGAAAATGGGAAATATTAGCTTCCACTATTTATGGCCTCGAGATACTCACTATGAGGGAAATAATGATTCAATTGTTCTGTTTGTGCAGCAGGGAAGCTTTCGTGCATTATTAACAGGTGATTTAGAGGAGGCTGGTGAACATCAGCTAATCAAGCTATATAAAAGTCAATTAGCGAATATAACGTTACTGAAGGCTGGACATCATGGTAGTAAAACTTCCAGCACAGAACAGTTTGTGGAGCTACTACAACCTGAACTAACTATTTTTAGCGCAGGGCTTAAGAATCGATATGGACATCCACATGAAGAAGTAATGGAGCGTTTCTTCAGTCGCAATCTTCCTACATTGATTACGGGTTTAGATGGTACGATTGAAGTGCGCGTTCACGAAAATATATGGTCAGTACAAAAGGAAAAAGACCTTGTCCAATAA
- a CDS encoding ComE operon protein 2 produces the protein MERITWDQFFMAQSHLLALRSTCTRLAVGATVVRDKRIIAGGYNGSITGDEHCIEKGCYVVDNHCVRTVHAEMNALLQCAKYGTPTKGADLYVTHFPCLPCTKSIIQAGIERVYYATDYKNNPYAQELFEKAGVEVVHVPFDERKIDFLSDEKLALYIDMLNELRESGMSAEKLRPYEQKVSALFGKNF, from the coding sequence ATGGAGCGAATTACTTGGGATCAATTTTTTATGGCACAAAGCCATCTTCTTGCATTGCGTAGTACATGTACAAGACTAGCTGTTGGCGCAACTGTTGTACGGGATAAACGAATTATTGCTGGTGGCTATAATGGCTCAATTACAGGTGATGAACATTGTATTGAAAAGGGATGCTACGTTGTAGACAATCATTGTGTACGTACAGTACATGCTGAGATGAATGCACTTCTGCAATGTGCTAAATATGGTACACCTACAAAGGGTGCAGATCTATATGTGACTCATTTTCCATGTCTCCCATGCACAAAGTCCATAATTCAAGCGGGTATTGAGCGTGTGTACTATGCGACAGATTATAAGAATAACCCGTATGCACAGGAATTATTTGAAAAAGCAGGTGTGGAGGTTGTTCACGTACCATTTGATGAACGTAAAATCGACTTTTTAAGCGATGAAAAATTAGCCTTGTACATAGACATGCTAAACGAGCTTCGTGAGAGTGGTATGTCTGCTGAAAAATTGCGCCCATATGAACAGAAGGTGAGTGCATTATTTGGCAAAAATTTTTAA
- a CDS encoding helix-hairpin-helix domain-containing protein translates to MLQSLWQKYKKSMLLPAILVISGLCYFFFSSSDSSSPQEELIETIQPIEQIEQDEPAKEAVIQQVSVDIKGAVMYPGVYELQADQRIVDVVQLAGGYTQEADPQLINHAQKVQDEMVIYIPVKGEKLDEITASILAMSTSGISTNEGSQKDQKVNLNQADEATLSTLSGIGPSKAQSIISYREENGRFTTIEDLKKVSGIGEKTFEKLKDSITVK, encoded by the coding sequence ATGCTCCAATCTTTATGGCAAAAGTATAAAAAGAGTATGTTGCTCCCCGCCATACTTGTAATCAGTGGACTTTGTTACTTCTTTTTTTCGAGTTCCGACTCTTCATCCCCCCAGGAAGAGCTCATCGAAACCATCCAACCAATTGAACAAATTGAACAAGATGAACCTGCAAAAGAGGCGGTCATTCAGCAGGTATCAGTGGATATTAAGGGTGCTGTTATGTATCCAGGTGTTTATGAGCTTCAAGCCGACCAACGTATTGTGGATGTAGTGCAGCTAGCAGGTGGCTATACACAGGAAGCTGATCCCCAACTCATTAATCATGCCCAAAAAGTTCAGGATGAAATGGTAATTTATATCCCTGTTAAGGGTGAAAAGCTAGACGAGATCACGGCTTCCATTCTAGCGATGTCTACTAGTGGGATATCAACCAATGAAGGGTCTCAAAAAGATCAAAAGGTCAATTTAAATCAAGCAGATGAAGCAACCCTGTCAACTTTATCTGGGATTGGTCCGTCTAAGGCACAAAGTATTATCTCCTATCGTGAGGAGAATGGGCGCTTCACAACGATTGAGGATTTAAAAAAAGTAAGTGGAATTGGAGAAAAAACGTTTGAGAAGCTAAAGGATTCTATTACAGTAAAATAA
- a CDS encoding methyltransferase domain-containing protein, protein MQLTIRAKGENVKAISYLLSKNPNNLYERRVREHLVRLVYHEFTETNLGVTIFVTPDPLALVQNDNALDITHYINDREFAASSIFLSLIRSALGTALNGKPKEEYTEWVLHSFGFEFEVGPIASTMTNEEISDLFEPLGYTVSIEAIHHQQRARFLTLSADITLQQALQHLFVLIPVLDDYKHYFIDQLEVDKLNRYGEGWLATHPMKEVIYKKALRFSHLYDKSTTAKPSTSSLNALRYEKIVETIKQLPRKSSIVDLGSGEGKLSSLLAYIEGVEELLAVEPSEIAMKKALKRFEALEGVSVSPTPTWGSLFYYDARLQHKDVIVLCEVIEHIDEERLPKIMSLLLTQYSPQTLILTTPNAEYNKVYELNTMRHNDHRFEWTREQFQEWCSTMNTHEQYELSFTGIGDRHELYGQPTQMCIFRKKEMIL, encoded by the coding sequence ATGCAGCTAACGATCCGAGCAAAGGGAGAAAATGTGAAAGCTATCTCCTATTTACTTTCAAAAAATCCTAATAATCTTTATGAGCGAAGAGTCAGGGAGCATTTAGTTCGACTTGTCTATCATGAGTTCACTGAAACAAATCTAGGGGTAACCATTTTTGTTACACCAGATCCACTTGCTCTTGTTCAAAATGACAATGCACTTGATATAACACACTATATTAATGATCGCGAATTCGCTGCCAGCAGTATTTTTTTATCTCTTATCCGCTCAGCTTTAGGTACAGCATTAAATGGTAAGCCAAAAGAGGAGTATACGGAATGGGTCTTACATTCATTTGGATTTGAATTTGAAGTGGGACCCATCGCATCCACAATGACAAATGAAGAGATAAGTGACCTATTTGAGCCTCTAGGGTATACTGTAAGCATTGAGGCTATACATCACCAGCAACGTGCACGTTTTCTAACATTATCAGCGGACATCACGCTTCAACAAGCATTGCAACATCTTTTTGTGCTCATCCCAGTGTTAGATGATTACAAGCACTATTTTATCGATCAATTAGAGGTGGATAAGCTTAATCGTTATGGAGAAGGCTGGTTAGCTACACATCCAATGAAAGAGGTTATTTATAAAAAAGCACTTCGCTTCTCCCATCTATATGATAAGAGTACAACAGCAAAACCTTCTACTAGTTCTCTAAATGCATTACGTTATGAAAAAATAGTAGAAACGATTAAACAGCTCCCCCGAAAATCGTCTATTGTGGATTTAGGCTCTGGTGAGGGCAAGCTTTCAAGTTTACTTGCCTATATAGAAGGCGTTGAAGAGCTGCTTGCTGTTGAGCCAAGTGAAATAGCTATGAAAAAAGCGCTTAAGCGTTTTGAAGCGCTAGAGGGAGTATCTGTATCCCCTACACCTACATGGGGTTCTTTATTCTATTATGATGCACGTTTACAGCATAAGGATGTCATTGTATTATGTGAGGTTATTGAACATATTGATGAGGAGCGTCTTCCCAAGATTATGTCATTATTGCTAACTCAATACAGTCCCCAAACATTAATCCTTACAACACCAAATGCTGAATATAATAAGGTTTATGAATTGAATACTATGCGTCATAATGATCACCGATTTGAATGGACTCGAGAACAATTTCAAGAATGGTGTTCTACGATGAATACTCATGAACAATATGAGCTTTCATTTACAGGCATTGGTGATCGGCACGAACTATATGGACAACCTACTCAAATGTGTATTTTCAGGAAAAAGGAGATGATTTTATGA